The following is a genomic window from Acidimicrobium ferrooxidans DSM 10331.
CGGGGCCAGTGTATCGCATCGCCGTACACTGGGCGAACAGTGGCTCTCTTGCTCGCTCTCGGCGCGGCGCTCGCGTTTGCGGGGGCGACCGTGCTGCAGTTCGAGGCGAGCCAGGCTGCGCCGCGATCGGCGTCGTTGCGGATCGGACTCGTTCGCCATCTGGTCGGCGATCGTCGCTTCAATCTCGGAGCATTGCTCGACGTCGCCGGGGGTGTGGCACAGTTCTTCGCGCTCAAGGTGGGGTCGGTGGAGGTGGTGATGCCGGTGGTGGCGAGCGGTCTCGTGATCGCGATCGTGGCGCACCACGTCCAACGTCGGCTCGCGATCGTCCCCCGCGACGCCGTGGCGTTGGCGGGGTCGGTCCTCGCGCTCGTCGTCGTGTTGGTCGTGGCGCCCCAGGGAGGCTCGCGCCTGGGATCGGTCGCGGCCCAGCTCGCCGTCGCCGCGGCGGGACTCGGTGGCGGCGCCGTCGCGTTGACGGTCGGGCGTCGGGTGCTGCTGCGTCGGGGTTGGTACCTCGCCGCGGCCGGCGGGCTCCTGCTCGGGGTGGTGAGTGTCGTGGAACGCTCGGTCGGGCTCGTGTGGAGCCAACGGGGAACGCTCGGCGTCCTCGAGAGCTGGCAGCTGTGGACACTGCTCGCAGTGGGTGCGCTCGCGCTCCTCGTCGTCCAGAGCGCGTTCGGCGCTGCACGGCTGCTCACCGTGGCGCCGATCGTCGCGGTGGCAGAGCCGATCGTCGGGAGTGCGCTCGCCGTGTGGGTCGAGGGGGCTGGTCCAGGCTTTGGCCCTGGCAGGCTCGCGATCGTGTTCGGAGCGATCGTGCTCGAGGCGGTGTCGATCATCGCGTTGGCGCGAGGAGCCCGCGACGAGGGAGGGGTCCGGTGAGCGGAGTGCGCAAGGTGCTCGCGCTGCACGGTCAGCCGGGTTCGGGTCGGAGTTTCGATCCTGTGGCCAGGTGGCTCGGGCGTCTCGAATTCGACGCTCCCGACCGACCGGGATGGGGATCCAATCCATTGGCGCCTCGGGAGCTCGTCGCGCAGGCATCGTGGGCCAAGGAGCGGATCGACGGCCCGACGGTGCTCGTGGGCTACTCGTTCGGTGCGGCGATCGCGGCGCTCGTGGCGCCGACGTGCCCGGCGGTGGCCGGTGTCGTGCTGGTGGCTCCTGCCGTGACCCGCGCCGCGTTGGTCTGGAGCGATCGCCTCCTCGCCAGGGCCGGCGTCGGACACGTCGCGGGATCGTTGATCGCCGCAGTGGCGGAGCGGTCCGTGCCGGCGGCGCTGAGTGCGCGGGCTCGCCAGGCGTTCCTGGTCGAGCAGCGATCGCTGCTCGACACCATCGACCAGGTGGAGACGTCGCTTCGGCGGCTCGACGTCCCGGTCATCGTCGTCGCGGGTGCTCGCGACCGCGTGGTGCCTCCGCGCGGCGCCCTACGGCTCCTCGAGTGCGTGCCACAGGCTCGGCTCGTCGTCTCCCGCGGTGGTCACGATCAGCTTGCGGACGAGGCGGCCGTCGTCGCCGATGCCGTTCGATCCCTGGCCTCCGAACGGAGTGCGTGACCGGGGTGGGAGGTCTTCTGTATACGAATGGGATCCGCCGGCTCGGGCGATCGGATAACATTGGTACGGACGACCGGAGCAGTGGGGGCGTGCTGCGGACGTCGTGGTGCGGGGGGCACCTGGAGCGGCGAAGGAGCCGGGTGTCGTGGAGTCGATGAAGCTGGCGACGTGGGACTGCGAAGATTGGCGGGTGCGTGCGCACTGTCGCGACGTTGATCCGGGTTTGTTCTTTCCCGTGGGCGTGACGGGTGAGGCAGAGGTCCAGATCCGCCGGGCCAAGCGCGTCTGTGCGGACTGTGACGTGCGGCTCGAATGCCTCGAGTTCGCGTTGCGCACCAACCAGGAGTTCGGTATCTGGGGTGGCAAAGACGAGGAGGAGCGTCGCGTGATACGGCGTATCCGTCGTTTGCAGCGGCGAGCCGTGTCGCGAGCGATCTAGCCGGCGGCCCGGTTTCGCCTCGGGCACGCGGCGGAGCCGTCGCGGGTCCTCGGGCCCTGGCGCACTGTGATGGGAGCGCGGGCGAGTCCGTCGACCGATCTGGACAGCGCTGTGTGCGTCCGCTGCGATGCGTGCGGTTGCGCGGAGACGACGGCAACCGCTGACGTCGGGACGTCGCCCCGCGAGTGTCAAGGAGGTGAGCGCCGCACGGTAGGACGTCGCGCTGGCGAGCCCCAGGTGTCGACCTCACAACGTCGGAACCGGTGCTCCGTGCAGTCGGACACGGTCGGCGTGCGCGTAGAGACGAAATCCCTCGGCACGGAGTCCGCCGACGAGGACGATCCCGGCGTCCTCGGCTGTGGTGATCGCGCGGTGGCTGGGCGAGCCGAGGGCGATCACCGATCGGGCCCCGATCGCCGCGGCCTTCAAGACGAGATCGGTGCCGATGCGACCCGAGAGGATCACGTCCGAACCGGTCGCAAGCGTGCCGGCCAGTGCAGCGTGACCGATCGCCTTGTCGAGGGCGTTGTGGCGGCCGACATCTTCGCCTACAGCGACCGGCGACCCCTGTCGTGCAAGAATCGCCGAGTGCGCGGCACGTGTCAAGGCAAACAAGCCGTCTGCCTCGCTCACGAGCTCGTGGAGCGCGAGAAGGTCGTCGACGTCGATCGGTTCCCCGTGCGGCGACGCGGAGACCTGGTGCAGGCGCCGTTCCAGATCGTCGGTACCGCACCAGCCGCACGAGCTCGTCCGTACGCTCGGCTGAGGTGGGACGGCAACCGGGTGGCGGAGGACGACCGTCGCCTGACGGTAGGCGGGTTCGCCCGCACTCGGTGGCGGACAGAGCGACACTCCGACGACGTCGCGTGGCGAGATGGCGAGTTCGGTCACGACGAGACCCACGGCGAGCGCGGTGTCCTCACCTGGCGTTCGCAGTGTCGTGGTCACAAGCTCGGGCGCTGCGTCAGGGCCTTTGACGAGGATCGCAAGTGGCTCCTCCGCGATCACCCGCTCGGCGCGGAGCCGAACGCCACCTGTCCGATCGACAAGTGTCACGCGTCTTCGTGGCGACGCGCTCTCGACTGACCGGTTGCGCTCCACCGCACCATGCTAGCTCACCGGCTCGATAGCCTGATGACCATGGATCAGCTCGAGCTCTTCGTCGACCCGGTCTGTCCGTGGACGTGGCTGACCTCGAGGTGGCTCGAGTCCGTGGAGGCCGAGCTCGGCCTCACAGTGCGCTACTCGGTGGTCTCGCTCCTCGAGCTCAACGGCGACGATCCGTCGAATCCGTGGATCGAGGCGATGCGCCAGGGTCGACGCCTCCAACGAGTCATGGTGCGGCTGCTGGCGGCCGGTGATGACGCTCGCGTGAGCGCGCTCTACCGTGCCGCAGGTCGCGCGACGTTCGAGGGTGGTCGTACGCTCGACGCCGAGCTCGTCCGCGAGCTCGGGGAGGGCCTGGGGCTGAGCGATGAGGACATCGCGGCCGCAGACGATGGTCGGCTCGACGCCGCCGTGGTCACAGAGCACCAGCGCGCGATGCGACTCGCAGGTCCGGACGTCGGCTCCCCGATCCTGGCTCGTCGCGGCGGCGAGAGGGGCTTCTACGGGCCGATCGTCGACCGCCCCCTGGCGCCGGACGAGGCGGTTCGACTCTGGCACATCGTCGAAGGAGTGCTGGATACCCCGGCGTTGTTCGAGATCAAGCGCGGACGGGCCGTCGAGCCCCGATTCGCCTGAACGAGCCTCCTCAGGTAACTGTGGCCCCGACCAGGTGACCAATCCCAAAGGTGACGGCGGCGGCCAACGCGGCGAGGGCAAGCTGTCGAAGGGCACTCGAGACGACCGGCCGAGCCGACAACGCTCCGAGCGCGCCCCCGAGGCCGAGAGCCGCGAGACCGGCGAGCCCGATCGAGAGTCCCGTCGCGAGGGTGCCCTGCGTGAAGATCCAGGGAACGAGCGGTACGGCTGCACCGAGGGAGAACAGCGCGAACGATGCGAGCGCCGCCTGGACGGGAGATCCGGTGGCTTCGGGAGCGACGCCGAGCTCCTCTTGGGCGTGAATGCGCAGGGCTACGTCGGGATCGCGCATGAGATAGCCCGCGACGGCGGCGGCGAGATCGCTCGGGACGCCACGCTGCTCGTAGAGCTGCTGGAGCTCGAGTGTCTCGGCTTCGGGTCGATGACGGATCTCGGTGCGTTCCACGTCGAGTTCGCGCTCGAGGAGTTCACGCTGCGCACGCATCGACACGTATTCACCAATGCCCATGGAGAACGCCCCGGCCACGAGGCCGGCGATACCGGTGAGGAGCACCGTGTGCCCTGCGTGGGAAGCCCCGAGGACGCCCAGGATCAACGCAACGTTGGTCAAGAGACCGTCGGAAGCTCCGAACAC
Proteins encoded in this region:
- a CDS encoding VIT1/CCC1 transporter family protein, whose product is MEAHHVEHRDVTGGGARAAVFGASDGLLTNVALILGVLGASHAGHTVLLTGIAGLVAGAFSMGIGEYVSMRAQRELLERELDVERTEIRHRPEAETLELQQLYEQRGVPSDLAAAVAGYLMRDPDVALRIHAQEELGVAPEATGSPVQAALASFALFSLGAAVPLVPWIFTQGTLATGLSIGLAGLAALGLGGALGALSARPVVSSALRQLALAALAAAVTFGIGHLVGATVT
- a CDS encoding DMT family transporter produces the protein MALLLALGAALAFAGATVLQFEASQAAPRSASLRIGLVRHLVGDRRFNLGALLDVAGGVAQFFALKVGSVEVVMPVVASGLVIAIVAHHVQRRLAIVPRDAVALAGSVLALVVVLVVAPQGGSRLGSVAAQLAVAAAGLGGGAVALTVGRRVLLRRGWYLAAAGGLLLGVVSVVERSVGLVWSQRGTLGVLESWQLWTLLAVGALALLVVQSAFGAARLLTVAPIVAVAEPIVGSALAVWVEGAGPGFGPGRLAIVFGAIVLEAVSIIALARGARDEGGVR
- a CDS encoding WhiB family transcriptional regulator, giving the protein MKLATWDCEDWRVRAHCRDVDPGLFFPVGVTGEAEVQIRRAKRVCADCDVRLECLEFALRTNQEFGIWGGKDEEERRVIRRIRRLQRRAVSRAI
- a CDS encoding alpha/beta fold hydrolase, translated to MSGVRKVLALHGQPGSGRSFDPVARWLGRLEFDAPDRPGWGSNPLAPRELVAQASWAKERIDGPTVLVGYSFGAAIAALVAPTCPAVAGVVLVAPAVTRAALVWSDRLLARAGVGHVAGSLIAAVAERSVPAALSARARQAFLVEQRSLLDTIDQVETSLRRLDVPVIVVAGARDRVVPPRGALRLLECVPQARLVVSRGGHDQLADEAAVVADAVRSLASERSA
- a CDS encoding formate dehydrogenase accessory sulfurtransferase FdhD translates to MTLVDRTGGVRLRAERVIAEEPLAILVKGPDAAPELVTTTLRTPGEDTALAVGLVVTELAISPRDVVGVSLCPPPSAGEPAYRQATVVLRHPVAVPPQPSVRTSSCGWCGTDDLERRLHQVSASPHGEPIDVDDLLALHELVSEADGLFALTRAAHSAILARQGSPVAVGEDVGRHNALDKAIGHAALAGTLATGSDVILSGRIGTDLVLKAAAIGARSVIALGSPSHRAITTAEDAGIVLVGGLRAEGFRLYAHADRVRLHGAPVPTL